A section of the Chryseobacterium scophthalmum genome encodes:
- a CDS encoding VanW family protein, which yields MKQFIKDSLPYQWKLQYRLLQRFFHEQKNNHFYSKIYSENDIGNHQTEFKQTIRKGDFHENKIHNLKIVSEKINNLIIQPNEVFSFWKTVGKPSKQNNFKEGRNLIKNNISQDFGGGICQFSSILYYSTLQFGLEILERHPHSVDIYKEDERFTPLGSDSTVVFGYKDLQIKNNFPFPVQFKCRVHENQLCLTIISQNEIKLNTINFKYHEIENGVWVETLINDRSLFKNFYIRL from the coding sequence ATGAAACAGTTTATAAAAGACTCACTTCCTTATCAATGGAAATTGCAATACCGACTGTTGCAAAGATTTTTTCATGAACAAAAAAACAATCATTTTTATTCTAAAATTTACAGCGAAAATGATATTGGAAATCACCAAACTGAGTTTAAACAAACCATCAGAAAAGGAGATTTTCATGAAAATAAAATTCACAATTTAAAAATCGTTTCTGAAAAAATAAACAACCTGATCATTCAGCCGAATGAAGTTTTTTCTTTTTGGAAAACCGTAGGAAAACCAAGCAAACAAAACAATTTTAAAGAAGGCAGAAATTTAATTAAAAATAATATTTCACAAGATTTTGGTGGTGGAATCTGTCAGTTTTCATCCATTTTATATTATTCAACCTTACAATTCGGGTTAGAAATTTTAGAAAGACATCCTCATTCTGTGGATATTTATAAAGAAGACGAACGTTTCACGCCTTTAGGTTCAGATTCTACTGTGGTTTTTGGGTATAAAGATTTACAAATCAAGAATAATTTTCCGTTTCCTGTACAATTCAAATGTCGGGTACATGAAAATCAACTTTGTTTAACAATAATTTCTCAAAATGAAATAAAACTCAACACCATCAATTTCAAATACCATGAAATAGAAAATGGAGTTTGGGTAGAAACTTTAATTAATGACCGAAGTTTATTTAAAAATTTCTATATTCGTTTATGA
- a CDS encoding ACP phosphodiesterase yields the protein MNFLAHSFLTFNDGQIVGQFLEDFIRNKDRYSFPKDIQDGITLHRSIDTFTDSHPAIHEAKKVFSPLVRLYAGAFVDVSMDYFLATDFSLNSLKDWKEHSLRVYRVLNENEQFLSENFKRMLAKMEHDDWLYNYREDWGIKFSIQNVLNKAKYLDKDIPVFQAFLDNKEILQKCYDDFFPDLLAHAKAENALLQLQK from the coding sequence ATGAACTTTCTCGCCCACTCTTTTCTTACTTTCAATGACGGACAAATTGTCGGGCAGTTTCTCGAAGATTTTATTCGAAACAAAGACCGCTATTCATTTCCGAAAGATATTCAGGATGGCATTACTCTTCATCGCTCGATTGATACGTTTACCGATTCTCATCCCGCAATACATGAAGCAAAAAAAGTTTTCAGTCCGCTCGTAAGGCTTTACGCAGGTGCTTTTGTAGATGTGTCGATGGATTATTTTCTGGCGACCGATTTCAGTCTCAATTCTTTAAAAGATTGGAAAGAACATTCGTTAAGAGTGTACCGAGTTCTCAATGAAAATGAGCAGTTTCTTTCAGAAAATTTCAAAAGAATGCTTGCAAAAATGGAACATGATGATTGGTTGTATAATTATCGAGAAGATTGGGGCATTAAATTCAGTATTCAGAATGTTTTGAATAAAGCGAAATATTTAGATAAAGACATTCCCGTTTTCCAGGCTTTTTTAGACAATAAAGAGATTTTACAGAAATGCTATGACGATTTCTTTCCTGACCTTTTAGCTCATGCAAAAGCTGAAAATGCATTGCTGCAACTTCAAAAATAA
- a CDS encoding class I SAM-dependent DNA methyltransferase — protein MIKNQIHQYYNNLAKTYDENRFENSYGKYIDKQERYFLNSFFKNKNYSNVLDLGCGTGRLLNFATHGVDFSQEMLNIAQAKFPQKKLKIGDISSIPFEEEFDCIFSFHVIMHQTKQETQNFLNECHKKLNNEGILIFDFPTKARKKTPSTQENWHANNTFNTNEISELLKNNWKIIETKGVLFFPVHRIPKSFRKMFLPLDIMICISFLKKWASYQIVVLKKQ, from the coding sequence ATGATTAAAAATCAAATTCACCAATATTATAATAATCTCGCAAAAACCTATGATGAAAACAGGTTTGAAAACTCTTACGGAAAATATATTGATAAACAGGAAAGATATTTTTTGAATTCCTTTTTTAAAAATAAAAACTATTCCAACGTTTTAGATTTAGGTTGCGGAACAGGAAGATTATTAAATTTCGCAACACATGGTGTAGATTTCAGTCAGGAAATGCTGAATATTGCCCAAGCTAAATTTCCTCAGAAAAAATTAAAGATTGGTGATATTTCAAGCATCCCTTTTGAAGAAGAATTTGACTGTATTTTTAGCTTTCATGTTATTATGCATCAAACCAAACAGGAAACACAGAACTTCCTTAATGAATGTCACAAAAAATTAAATAATGAGGGAATTTTAATTTTTGATTTTCCAACTAAAGCAAGAAAGAAAACACCCTCAACTCAGGAAAATTGGCATGCAAATAATACATTTAACACAAATGAAATTTCAGAGTTATTAAAAAACAATTGGAAAATCATTGAAACAAAAGGCGTTTTATTTTTTCCTGTTCATAGAATTCCAAAAAGTTTCAGAAAAATGTTTTTACCTTTAGATATTATGATTTGCATATCTTTTCTGAAAAAATGGGCATCTTATCAAATTGTCGTTTTGAAAAAACAATGA
- a CDS encoding HupE/UreJ family protein encodes MQDFLFYLKLGWEHIISLDALDHQLFVLALIAVYTFKEWKKILILVTAFTIGHSITLALSILDVVRLPSDWVEFLIPLTIVLTAAGNIVMKNKKQTQNKTNYYLALFFGLIHGLGFANTARVMIAKSQSIAVPLLGFNIGLEAGQIVIVFAILILLFILLNLFKINKKDWILFVSSGVFALALKMTLERIPF; translated from the coding sequence ATGCAGGACTTTTTATTTTATTTAAAACTCGGTTGGGAACACATTATTTCATTAGATGCGCTTGATCATCAGCTTTTTGTTTTGGCTTTAATTGCTGTTTACACCTTCAAAGAATGGAAAAAAATTCTGATCTTGGTAACCGCATTTACCATCGGACATTCGATAACATTGGCTTTAAGTATTCTTGATGTGGTAAGACTTCCTTCAGATTGGGTTGAATTTTTGATTCCGTTGACGATTGTTTTAACTGCTGCCGGAAATATTGTAATGAAAAATAAAAAACAGACTCAGAATAAAACCAACTATTATTTAGCCTTATTTTTCGGGCTGATTCACGGTTTAGGATTTGCCAATACCGCAAGAGTGATGATCGCTAAAAGCCAGAGCATTGCCGTTCCGCTTTTAGGTTTTAATATTGGTTTGGAAGCTGGCCAAATTGTTATTGTTTTTGCTATTTTAATTTTGCTTTTCATTCTTTTAAACCTATTCAAGATCAACAAAAAAGACTGGATCCTTTTTGTATCATCGGGAGTTTTTGCGTTGGCTTTAAAAATGACCTTAGAGAGAATTCCTTTTTAA
- a CDS encoding MFS transporter, which produces MRNFQEFNKWLSLIVISMSIFLCVLDLFIVNIAIPSIKNSINASTAETQFIIVFYIIGYGAFLITGSKIGNKYGHKKTFIVSMFSFMLFSFFCGSSTSATALNVSRLFQGISAAFMVPQGVALISNVFTIEEERVKALGIYGAIAGIASVIGQVLGGMIPDLHFSFDAWRLVFFINIPIALLVIIFANKYLKEVEIKGKESIQIFPQIILIILLIVLMYEIVIGGEEGWSTTNILLLFSSLVGLIIFILNQKNKFKKGKEVLINMKPFLYPSFKIALFAAVTYYLVQDSYFFINANFFEEHHHLSSTKTGLLFACQGIGYVLASLLSVRFLNKYQEKFIVFGLLIMILGLLGHIYTINTSIINLAIICAVLFFYGIGCGIVLPSMFTNAMRKLPVSITSLASGVYLTIQQISIGFGVSLVGRVYFSCDDGYFMATLVMIVLLLVTISIFLISDFRLKRNSL; this is translated from the coding sequence ATGAGAAATTTTCAAGAGTTTAACAAATGGCTGAGTTTAATTGTCATTTCGATGTCGATTTTTTTATGTGTTTTGGATCTTTTCATTGTTAATATTGCAATACCATCCATTAAAAATTCTATCAACGCAAGTACCGCCGAAACGCAGTTTATAATCGTCTTTTATATTATCGGCTACGGTGCTTTTCTGATTACGGGAAGTAAAATAGGGAACAAATATGGGCACAAGAAAACTTTTATCGTTTCCATGTTCAGCTTTATGTTGTTTTCATTTTTTTGTGGAAGTTCTACTTCTGCAACAGCATTGAATGTAAGTCGGCTTTTCCAGGGGATCTCGGCTGCTTTTATGGTTCCGCAGGGCGTTGCTTTAATATCCAATGTTTTTACAATTGAAGAAGAAAGGGTAAAAGCTTTGGGAATTTACGGTGCGATTGCAGGAATAGCCTCAGTTATAGGACAGGTTTTAGGCGGAATGATCCCTGATCTTCATTTTAGTTTTGATGCATGGCGACTTGTTTTCTTTATCAATATCCCGATTGCTCTTTTGGTTATTATTTTTGCGAATAAATATCTGAAAGAAGTTGAAATTAAAGGGAAAGAATCCATCCAAATCTTTCCACAAATAATATTGATTATTCTCCTGATTGTTTTGATGTATGAAATTGTAATCGGTGGAGAAGAAGGATGGAGTACAACTAATATTTTATTGTTGTTTTCATCTTTAGTAGGTCTGATTATTTTTATTTTAAATCAAAAAAATAAATTTAAAAAAGGAAAAGAGGTTTTGATCAACATGAAACCTTTTTTATATCCGAGTTTTAAAATAGCGCTTTTTGCAGCGGTAACTTACTACTTAGTTCAGGATTCTTATTTTTTCATCAATGCCAATTTTTTTGAAGAACATCATCATTTGAGCTCTACAAAAACAGGATTATTGTTTGCTTGCCAAGGAATCGGTTATGTTTTAGCATCTTTATTATCCGTTAGATTTTTAAATAAATATCAGGAGAAATTTATTGTTTTCGGTTTATTAATTATGATTTTAGGACTTTTAGGACATATTTACACCATCAATACCTCAATAATCAATTTAGCAATTATTTGCGCTGTATTATTCTTTTATGGAATAGGATGCGGAATTGTTTTGCCGTCTATGTTTACCAATGCAATGAGAAAATTACCTGTTTCAATTACATCGCTTGCATCCGGAGTTTATTTAACGATACAACAAATTTCTATAGGATTTGGGGTAAGTTTGGTGGGCCGGGTTTATTTTAGTTGTGATGATGGCTACTTTATGGCAACTTTAGTAATGATCGTTTTACTGTTGGTTACCATAAGTATATTTTTAATTTCAGATTTTAGATTAAAAAGGAATTCTCTCTAA
- a CDS encoding DUF6702 family protein, translating into MKKVFVFLVPLLLLFSSFTKVKHPYHVGSVEINYNSKSKTFEITGRFFLDDLENGLSKKYGKPFHFNDVKYKAQINEALKIYSSEYFKLKTDNEFLKINYVGYEEDSESVNIYLESEKVENPKKVEAAVSFLYNLFDDQINLVHIIVNGNRKSEKLTYPNRYLFQQF; encoded by the coding sequence ATGAAAAAAGTTTTTGTTTTTTTAGTGCCACTTTTATTGTTGTTTTCTTCTTTCACCAAAGTAAAACACCCTTATCACGTCGGTTCTGTAGAAATCAACTACAATTCAAAATCAAAAACTTTTGAAATTACCGGAAGGTTTTTCTTAGACGATTTAGAAAATGGTCTAAGCAAGAAATACGGAAAGCCTTTTCATTTTAATGATGTAAAATATAAAGCTCAAATCAATGAAGCTTTAAAAATCTACAGTTCAGAATATTTTAAACTGAAAACAGATAATGAGTTTTTAAAAATAAATTACGTCGGTTACGAAGAAGACAGCGAATCGGTAAATATTTACTTGGAATCTGAAAAAGTGGAAAATCCCAAAAAAGTAGAAGCTGCGGTGAGTTTTCTGTATAATTTATTTGATGACCAGATCAATCTCGTTCATATCATTGTCAATGGAAACCGTAAAAGCGAAAAACTAACATATCCAAACAGATACTTATTTCAACAGTTTTAA